The nucleotide window CGCTCGCCGAGCTGCGCCAGTTGCGCGTCGATGGCCGGCACCAGCTGCCGTTCGTCCTGGCCGAGGTAGGTGTCGGGCTGCTCGCGGGCCGTCTCGAAACTGCCGATGTAGGCGCGGCTGAGGTATTGCACGGCGAGGTATTCGACTTTCGCCGGCAGCTCGGCGTGGGCCTCGACGCCCTGCTGGCCGCGTACGGCAGTGAGGAACTCGCGCAGTGCCTTGCTCATTTCCAGCGGCCAGCCCCAGGGCATGTCGTCTTCGCCGCGACCGAAACCGGCACCTTCGCGCAGCCTGGCCTGTAACTGGCGGTGGCTGTCGCGCAGCGCGCTGGTGGGATTCGCAACACCCTGCAGGGCCTCGTTGAGCGCCAGGATGTCAGCTTCCATCCGCGCCAGGTGGGCTTTCTGGAAGCCTTCGCCGCGATACAGCAACAGGCTGCTGGTGGCGCGACTGGCGTGGATCTGCAGTTTTTCCAGCGCGGACAGTGTCTGGCTGTGGGACTGGCCGGGCAGCCAGGCGACGATCAGGGCGAGCAGCCATATCCATGTGCGATGGCGCATTGTTGTGCTCCTTTGTTGTTTTTATCGAAGCGGATGCCTGCTTGTTGCAGTTGGCTTCCAGAGCCTAGCGGACCAGTGGCCAAGTGGTATCACCCCAAAGTGTGATTCGCCGCTGAGCTGCCGGACGGCCAGCGACAGGGGTGGTGCTCAGAGCATCCGTTCCAGGCCAACGACATCGGCCAGCCAGGCGTTCAGGCGGCGCCAGAATCCGCCTGGCTCGCGCTCGAGAACGATGCGCCGGCCCTGCTCCTCGGCGATCCATACCAGCTGGCGGGTATCGCCGCGCCGGGCCAGCTTCACCTCGTAGCTGCTTGCCGGTGCCATGCCCTCGAGCGTCAGTCGGTGCACCTCACGGGCCAGCGTCGGGCTCTGTGCGAGGATGCCGACTTCGCTGTTCCACAGTACCGAGCGCGGGTCGAAGTTGAGCGAGCCGATGAACACCCGTTTGCGGTCGAACACCGCCGCCTTGCTGTGCAGGCTTGATTCAGACTCGCCGAAGAAGCTGTAGGAGGACTTCTGGTCGGGCTGGCGGCGCAGTTCGAACAGCTGCACGCCCTGTTCCAGCATGCGTCGACGGTAGGGTGCATAGCCGCCATGCACGGCCGGCACGTCGGTGGCTTCCAGCGAGTTGGTGAGGATGCGGATGGTCACGCCATCGCGGTGACGCTCGGCCAGGTAGTCGACGCCGCTGTCGGTGGGCACGAAGTACGCCGACACCAGCATCAGCTCATCCTGCACCGCGGTCAGTGCCGGCGCCAGCTGGGTGGTCAGCAATTGCGTGGGCGGGCCATCGGCCAGGAGTTTGTCGGGGTCGTCCCAAAGCGCCGCGGCGGGCGCCCAGATCAGTTCATCCAGCCAGCGCTGCAGTTGCGGCTCGCGCTGGTAGCGGATCAGCCGGCGGTACAGCGGGCCATCGTCGCGGCGCGCCTGCTGCAGATACTGCTGGAGCTGCTCGCGCGCCTCGCTCAGCTTGTGCCGTGCCGGCGGTCGCCAGAAGAAGTGCTGGATCGGCACGCTTAGCTGGTGATTCCAGTATTGGTCGAAGCTGTCGGCAAGCTGCCGCGCCACCGGGCCGGCGGCTAGCAGGTCGATGTCGGTGAAATTCAGGCTGCGATCGGCATCGAAATACTCGTCGCCCAGATTGCGTCCGCCAACGATCGCCAGGCTGCTGTCGACCAGCAGCAGCTTGTTGTGCATGCGCCGGTGCTGCTGCGATAGATGCAGCAGCCGCCCGAGCGTACGCGTGACCGGGTTGCTGCGGCCGGCGCGCAGCGGGTTGAACACGCGGATCTGCACATTCGGATGCGCTGCCAGTGTGGCGATGCGGTAGTCCTGCCCGTCGCTGGTGGTGTCGTCGAGCAGCAGCCGGACGCGCACGCCACGGTCGGCGGCGCGCAGCAGCTCGTCGACCAGCAGGCGCGTGGAGAGGCCGTCATGCACGATGTAGTACTGGATATCCAGGCTGCGCCGCGCGGCACGGAACAGCTCGGCGCGGGCGGCGAACGCCTCGCTGCTCTCAGGCAACAGGCGCAGGCCGGAATGACCCTCCGGCTGCGCGGCTGCCAGCCTCTGCACCTGCCGGCCGAGCGAGGAGTCCGCCGGCGCCGTGGCGTGGGAGGGCGCCGGCGCAGGCTGGCTGGCACAGCCGGCAAGCGACAGCAGTAGGATCAGCAGCAGGAGCGCTCGCACGGTGTTCCCTTCCGGTCCGGTCACGTGCAGCTTAGACGTCGCGCCGTCAGAAGCGATCCTTCAACCGATACCAGAGCATGCCCAGCGCCAGCAGCGGCGAGCGTAAGGCCGGGCCGCCGGGGAAGGTCGGGTGCGGCACGCGGGCGAACAGATCGAAGCCGTGGCTCTCGCGCCCGGCGATGGCTTCGGCGAGCAGCCGGCCGGCCAGATGGGTGGCGTTCAGGCCGTGGCCGGAATAAGCCTGGGCGTAGTAGATGTTGGGCTGCTCCGGCAGCCGGCCGATCTGCGGCAGACGGTTGGCGCCGATGCCGATCATGCCGCCCCACTGGTACTCGATGCCGATACCCACCAGCTGCGGAAACACCGCGAGCATCTTCGGCTGCATGTAGGCGGCGATGTCCTTGGGATCGCGCCCGGAATAATGGCAGGCACCACCGAACAGCAGTCGCCCGTCGGCTGAGAGACGGAAATAGTCGAGCGCCACGCGCTGATCGCAGACCGCCATGTTCTGCGGCAGCAGTTCGTGGCACAGCGCCGCCGGCAGGCGTTCGGTGGCGATGATGTAGCTGCCGGCCGGCAACACCTTGCCCGCGAGCTTGGGCTGCAGGCCGTCGAGATAGGCATTGCAGGCCAGCACCAGCTGGTTGGCGCGCACCACGCCGTGGGCGGTGTGGACCTTTACCTGCGTGCCGTACTCGATGCGTTCGACCGCGGAATCCTCGTGCAGGCGCACGCCCAGGGTCTGCGCCACGGCCGCCTCGCCGAGCGCCAGATTGAGCGGATGCAAGTGCCCGGAACCCATGTCGACCAGCCCGCCGATGTAGCGCTGCGAGCCGATCACCGTCGGCAGGTTGGCTCGCGAGATGCGCTGCAGCGGATGCGCGTAGCCCAGACGCAGCAGGTCGGCGTAGTCCTGCTCGAAACCTTCCAAATGGCGCGGCTTGGTCGCCAGGTCGCAATAGCCCCAGGTCAGGTCGCAATCGATGGCGTGCCGCTCGATGCGCTGGCGGACGATCTCGACGGCTTCGAAGCCCATGCGCTTGAGTTCGTCGACGCCCTCTTCGCCGAGGATCGGCCGGAACTGCTCGACATCGTGGCCGACACCGCGGATCAGCTGGCCACCGTTCCGACCGCTGGCACCCCAGCCAATACGCCGGGCTTCGAGGAGGATGACCGACAGCCCTCGCTCGGCGAGTTCGATGGCGGTATTCAGCCCGGTAAAGCCGCCGCCGACGATGCAGACGTCGGCGCGGGCCTCACCGGCGAGCGCGGCGAAACGCAGCGCACGGTTGGCGCTGGCGGCGTAGTAGGAGGGGGCGTGAAAGTCTTGGCGGGAGGTGTTCTGAGTCATCGGTTCGGAATGGATTCTCTGCGGGGTTCAGGGGGAGGTCACGGTTCGGCACTGCAGCGAGCAAAGCACGCCCGGCGCCGTTCGGCCAGCGGCCGCGGCGGGCTCGCTGGAGCGGGACGGGCACGCAGGCGCTCTAGTCCGGCACCGGCAGCTCGAGCGATTCCTTCACTTCTTCCATGACGATGTAACTCTTGGATTCGCGCACGTGCGGCAGTTTCAGCAGGATGTCGCCGAGCAGCTTGCGATAGGAGGCCATCTCCGAAATGCGCGCCTTGACCAGATAGTCGAAGTCGCCCGACACCAGGTGGCACTCCAGCACGTGCGGCAGCCGCAGCACGGCGCGGCGGAAGTCCTCGAAGGTATCGCCGGACTTGTAGTCCAGGCTGATCTCGACGAACACCAGCAGGTTGGCGCGCAGCAGCTGCGGATTGAGTCGTGCGTGGTAACCGAGGATCACCCCGTCGCGCTCCAGACGGCGCACCCGCTCGGTGCATGGGGTGGTCGAGAGGTTGACCCGCTCGCCCAGTTCGGTGAACGAAATCCGTCCCTCCTGCTGCAGGATGCGCAGGATCGAACGGTCGATCCGGTCCAATTCCCGACGGGCCTTGTTGGAATTGTTCATGGGGGATGCCCCTCCGGTAAAAGCCATATTGGCGAGAATTTTCGTCAACAATCGCATGATAAACAGTGAATACCACTGAGTCAGCCGTCCTACACTCCGCCCAACAACAACGGATACATCCGGGCGTGCCGGATGGAGGGCGACAGTCATGCGAGTTCTGATCCTGGGCAGCGGTGTGGTCGGCACCGCCAGCGCGTACTACCTGGCCCGAGCCGGGTTCGAGGTGGTAGTGGTCGATCGCCAGGACGGCGTCGCCCTGGAAACCAGTTTCGCCAACGCCGGCCAGGTATCGCCCGGCTACGCCTCGCCGTGGGCCGCTCCGGGCATTCCGCTCAAGGCCATGAAGTGGCTGCTGCAGCGCCACGCGCCGCTGGCCATCAAACTCACCGGCAGCCTCGACCAGTACCTGTGGATGGCGCAGATGCTGCGCAACTGCACCGCTGCGCGCTACGCGGTGAACAAGGAACGCATGGTGCGGCTGGCCGAATACAGCCGCGATTGCCTCGACGAGCTGCGTGCCGAGACCGGCATCGCCTATGAGGGACGCCAGCTCGGTACCACCCAGCTGTTCCGCACCCAGGCGCAAGTGGACGCCGCCGCCAAGGACATCGCCGTGCTCGAACAGGCCGGCGTCCCCTACGAAGTGCTCGACCGTGCCGGCATCGCGCGCGTCGAACCGGCGCTGGCCAAGGTCTCCGACAAGCTCGCCGGCGCCCTGCGCCTGCCCAATGATCAGACCGGCGACTGCTACCTGTTCACCTCGCGCTTGGCCGAGATGGCGCGTGAACTGGGCGTGGAGTTTCGCTTCGGGCAGAACATCGAGCGCCTGGAGAGCGACGGCGAGCGCATCGCCGGGGTCTGGATCGATGGTCAGCTGGAGCGCGCCGACCAGTATGTGCTGGCGCTGGGCAGCTACTCGCCGCAGCTGCTCAAGCCGCTCGGCATCCGCGCGCCGATCTACCCGCTCAAGGGCTATTCGCTGACTGTGCCGATCACCGACGCCGCGATGGCGCCGACCTCGACCATCCTCGACGAGACCTACAAGGTCGCCATCACCCGCTTCGACGACCGTATCCGCGTCGGCGGCATGGCCGAGATCGCTGGCTTCGATCTGTCGCTCAACCCGCGTCGTCGCGAGACGCTGGAGATGATCACCGCCGACCTATATCCGCAGGGCGGCGACCTGAGCCGCGCCGAGTTCTGGACCGGACTGCGCCCGGCGACCCCGGACGGTACGCCGATCGTCGGCGCGACGCGCTATCGCAACCTGTTCCTCAACACCGGCCACGGGACCCTCGGTTGGACCATGGCCTGTGGCTCCGGTAGCCTGCTTGCCGATCTGATCGCGAAGAAGCGTCCGCAGATCAGCGCGCAGGGTCTGGATATTTCCCGCTATAGCAGCCGCAGCGAGGTATCCGGCCACGGTCGGCCGGCTTCCGCCCACTGACCCCTCAACCCCCTGCAATAACCGTCGACCGGGTGTCCGCCACGCTGACACCCGGTCGAGTGACATGGATCTATCAGCGAGCCGGAGCCGCTCATCTGTTCCCCGCCTGGAGCAGCGTTTCACCGGAATGAGCTGACATCTGCAGTCGTTCCTCGTACCTACAAATCTAAGAACGAGATGAATGTAATGAACAAACAATCGATCCAGATTGCGCTGGCTTATATGTCCGTGGTTATCGGTGGTGGCTTCGCCTCCGGCCAGGAAGTCCTCCAATTCTTCACCGGCTACGGGCTGGTCGGCGTCGCCGGTACGCTGGTCAGTGGCCTGCTGTTCGCCTTCCTCGGCATGCAGATCGCCCGCATGAGCTCGAAGATGCAGGCCAACTCGCACAAGGAAGTCCTCTACAGCCTGTTCGGCGCGCGCGTCGGTCTGGCCGTCGACGTGGTGCTGTCATTCTTCCTCTATGGCGTGGGCGTGGTCATGCTGGCCGGCTGCGGATCGATCTTCGCCCAACAGTACGGCATGCATCCGCTGTTCGGCGGCGTGCTGATGACCGTGCTGGTGATCGCCACGCTGTGCCTGAACGTCAAGCGCATCATCGATCTGATCAGCGCGGTGATGCCGTTCCTGCTGGCGATGGTGCTGATCATCACCACCTACTCGATATTCAACTACAACGCCTCGGTCGAAACCCTCGATGCGGTCGCCCGCGAGAACAACGAGACGGTCAGCTCCAACTGGTTCGTCGGCGCGCTGCTCTATGCCTCGTTCAACATCGCCGTAGGATTCCCGATGCTCGCGGTGATCGGCGGAATGACCAAGCAATCCAAGGCTGCGGGGCTGGGCGGTGTGCTCGGCGGGCTCGGCCTGGGCGTGCTGATCCTGCTGCTGAACGTCGGCCTGTTCGCCAATATCAACCAGCTGCAGGGCATCGAGATGCCGACCCTGGCGCTGGCGTCGCGGATTTCGCCGCTACTGTCGGTGGTCATGTCGGTAGCGCTGATCTGCATGGTCTATAGCACCGCCGTCGGCATGTTCTTCGCCTTCAGCGCACGTTTCGCCAAGCCCGAGTCGGCACGTTTCAAGGGCTTCAGCGCGATTTCGGTGTGCATCGGCCTGGCGCTGAGCCTGGGCGGTTTCAGCAAGCTGGTCGGCACCGTGTATCCGCTGCTCGGCTACGTCGGCTTTGCGCTGATCCTTGCCATCGTCTTCAGCTGGGTGCGCGGCCGCTCCCGCGCGAACCTCGAAGTGCAAAAACGCGAGCTGAGCCCGCTATCCTGACACTGCCCGGTGCCGGCCCACTGCAGGCCGGCGCCACTCGTTCGAGGAGAATTGAATGCCCATCCAGCGTCTGCACACTACCGCCCGCTACAGCGAGGCAGTCATCCACCGCGGCACGGTCTACCTGTCCGGGCAACTGGCCGACGATCTGTCGGGCGACATTCGCCAGCAGACCCGCGAAACCCTGCTGAGCATCGACCGCATGCTGGCCGAGGCCGGCAGCGACCGCTCGCGCCTGCTTTCGGCGCTGATCCATCTGCGCGACATGGCCGACTACGACGGCATGAACGAAGTCTGGGATGAGTGGTTGCCCAAAGGTTCCGCACCGGCGCGTACCACCGTACAGGCACTGATGTATTCGCCGCAGGTGCGGGTGGAAATCACCGTGGTGGCCGCGTTACCGGACCTGTCCGGGCCGAACCTCTGACAGCAGGTGCACCGGATAGCGCGCCAGCGTGTTGTAAATTCCGAACGCCGTTGCCATCATGACAGCCTGTCGTTTCGCTCTTGATAGGAGAGCTCGTATTGGACGTCGGCGTTCGGCTGCAAACCATCCGCAAGCTCAAGGGGCTGTCTCAGCGTGAACTCGCCAAGCGTGCGGGCGTCACCAACAGCACCATTTCCATGATCGAGAAGAACAGCGTCAGCCCCTCGATCAGTTCGCTGAAAAAGGTTCTCGGCGGCATTCCCATGTCGCTGGTGGAGTTCTTCTCGCCGGATTTCGAGCAGGACAGCGACACCCAGGTGGTCTACAAGGCGAGCGAGCTGATCGACATCTCCGACGGTGCGGTGAGCATGAAACTGGTGGGCAAGGCGCATCCGAGCCGGGCCATCGCCTTTCTCGACGAGACCTATCCACCCGGCGCGGACACCGGCCTGGACATGCTCGCCCACCAGGGCGAGGAGACTGGCATGCTGGTCGAGGGGCGGCTGGAGCTGACGGTCAACGGTCAGACCTATGTGCTCGAAACTGGCGACAGCTACTACTTCGAGAGCAGCAAACCCCACCGTTTTCGCAATCCGTTCGACGCGCCGGCCCGGCTGATCAGCGCAACCACGCCGGCGAACTTCTGAGCGGCGCCGCGCAATGCGACAAAGAGTCGCGAGCGATGGCAATTGTTTCGGCTTGTGGGGCTTGCCGTTATACTACTGCCCGCTCGCGAACCGTGGCCGCGGGCGTGTCTAGCCACAATGAGGGTGAAAGGTGAACCTGATTAAGAAGATCCTGGTAGCACAGACTGCCGTAGTGGCCCTGTGGGCAATGAGCGCTCAGGCTGCGACCGACGAAGCTATCGCCGAGCGTCTGAAGCCGGTGGGCGAAGTATGCGTACAAGGCCAAGAGTGTGCGGCGGCCGGTGGCGGCGCTGCGGCGGCGGCCGGTAGTGCGGCACGCAGCGGCGAAGAAATCTACGGCAAGTTCTGCACCGCTTGCCACGGCTCCGGCCTGCTCAACGCGCCGAAGAGCGGTGACTCCGCGGCCTGGAGCGCACGTGCCGACGCCAAGGGCGGGCTTGATGGTCTGCTCAAGAGCGCCATCAGCGGCATCAATGCCATGCCGCCGAAAGGCACCTGTGGCGACTGCTCAGACGACGAGCTCAAGGGCGCCATCAAGCACATGTCCGGTCTCTGATCGACAGACGCTGAGCGTTGCACCGACAAAGCCGCCTACGGGCGGCTTTGTCGTATCTGCACATCACTCGACGAACTGCACCTGGCCGTTCTCCAGCGAGGCGATGCGCGCCAGCGATTCGATGCGCAGGCCGGTTTCCTCCAGCTCGCGTCGGCCGCTCTGGAACGACTTCTCGATGACGATCCCCAGGCCGACGACGGTCGCGCCAGCCTGCGCGATGATCGACAGCAGGCCCTTGGCGGCCTTGCCGTTGGCCAGGAAAT belongs to Pseudomonas phenolilytica and includes:
- a CDS encoding phospholipase D family protein, with amino-acid sequence MRALLLLILLLSLAGCASQPAPAPSHATAPADSSLGRQVQRLAAAQPEGHSGLRLLPESSEAFAARAELFRAARRSLDIQYYIVHDGLSTRLLVDELLRAADRGVRVRLLLDDTTSDGQDYRIATLAAHPNVQIRVFNPLRAGRSNPVTRTLGRLLHLSQQHRRMHNKLLLVDSSLAIVGGRNLGDEYFDADRSLNFTDIDLLAAGPVARQLADSFDQYWNHQLSVPIQHFFWRPPARHKLSEAREQLQQYLQQARRDDGPLYRRLIRYQREPQLQRWLDELIWAPAAALWDDPDKLLADGPPTQLLTTQLAPALTAVQDELMLVSAYFVPTDSGVDYLAERHRDGVTIRILTNSLEATDVPAVHGGYAPYRRRMLEQGVQLFELRRQPDQKSSYSFFGESESSLHSKAAVFDRKRVFIGSLNFDPRSVLWNSEVGILAQSPTLAREVHRLTLEGMAPASSYEVKLARRGDTRQLVWIAEEQGRRIVLEREPGGFWRRLNAWLADVVGLERML
- a CDS encoding NAD(P)/FAD-dependent oxidoreductase; its protein translation is MTQNTSRQDFHAPSYYAASANRALRFAALAGEARADVCIVGGGFTGLNTAIELAERGLSVILLEARRIGWGASGRNGGQLIRGVGHDVEQFRPILGEEGVDELKRMGFEAVEIVRQRIERHAIDCDLTWGYCDLATKPRHLEGFEQDYADLLRLGYAHPLQRISRANLPTVIGSQRYIGGLVDMGSGHLHPLNLALGEAAVAQTLGVRLHEDSAVERIEYGTQVKVHTAHGVVRANQLVLACNAYLDGLQPKLAGKVLPAGSYIIATERLPAALCHELLPQNMAVCDQRVALDYFRLSADGRLLFGGACHYSGRDPKDIAAYMQPKMLAVFPQLVGIGIEYQWGGMIGIGANRLPQIGRLPEQPNIYYAQAYSGHGLNATHLAGRLLAEAIAGRESHGFDLFARVPHPTFPGGPALRSPLLALGMLWYRLKDRF
- a CDS encoding Lrp/AsnC ligand binding domain-containing protein, whose protein sequence is MNNSNKARRELDRIDRSILRILQQEGRISFTELGERVNLSTTPCTERVRRLERDGVILGYHARLNPQLLRANLLVFVEISLDYKSGDTFEDFRRAVLRLPHVLECHLVSGDFDYLVKARISEMASYRKLLGDILLKLPHVRESKSYIVMEEVKESLELPVPD
- the dadA gene encoding D-amino acid dehydrogenase codes for the protein MRVLILGSGVVGTASAYYLARAGFEVVVVDRQDGVALETSFANAGQVSPGYASPWAAPGIPLKAMKWLLQRHAPLAIKLTGSLDQYLWMAQMLRNCTAARYAVNKERMVRLAEYSRDCLDELRAETGIAYEGRQLGTTQLFRTQAQVDAAAKDIAVLEQAGVPYEVLDRAGIARVEPALAKVSDKLAGALRLPNDQTGDCYLFTSRLAEMARELGVEFRFGQNIERLESDGERIAGVWIDGQLERADQYVLALGSYSPQLLKPLGIRAPIYPLKGYSLTVPITDAAMAPTSTILDETYKVAITRFDDRIRVGGMAEIAGFDLSLNPRRRETLEMITADLYPQGGDLSRAEFWTGLRPATPDGTPIVGATRYRNLFLNTGHGTLGWTMACGSGSLLADLIAKKRPQISAQGLDISRYSSRSEVSGHGRPASAH
- a CDS encoding YkvI family membrane protein encodes the protein MNKQSIQIALAYMSVVIGGGFASGQEVLQFFTGYGLVGVAGTLVSGLLFAFLGMQIARMSSKMQANSHKEVLYSLFGARVGLAVDVVLSFFLYGVGVVMLAGCGSIFAQQYGMHPLFGGVLMTVLVIATLCLNVKRIIDLISAVMPFLLAMVLIITTYSIFNYNASVETLDAVARENNETVSSNWFVGALLYASFNIAVGFPMLAVIGGMTKQSKAAGLGGVLGGLGLGVLILLLNVGLFANINQLQGIEMPTLALASRISPLLSVVMSVALICMVYSTAVGMFFAFSARFAKPESARFKGFSAISVCIGLALSLGGFSKLVGTVYPLLGYVGFALILAIVFSWVRGRSRANLEVQKRELSPLS
- a CDS encoding RidA family protein, which codes for MPIQRLHTTARYSEAVIHRGTVYLSGQLADDLSGDIRQQTRETLLSIDRMLAEAGSDRSRLLSALIHLRDMADYDGMNEVWDEWLPKGSAPARTTVQALMYSPQVRVEITVVAALPDLSGPNL
- a CDS encoding cupin domain-containing protein; the encoded protein is MDVGVRLQTIRKLKGLSQRELAKRAGVTNSTISMIEKNSVSPSISSLKKVLGGIPMSLVEFFSPDFEQDSDTQVVYKASELIDISDGAVSMKLVGKAHPSRAIAFLDETYPPGADTGLDMLAHQGEETGMLVEGRLELTVNGQTYVLETGDSYYFESSKPHRFRNPFDAPARLISATTPANF
- a CDS encoding c-type cytochrome, which encodes MNLIKKILVAQTAVVALWAMSAQAATDEAIAERLKPVGEVCVQGQECAAAGGGAAAAAGSAARSGEEIYGKFCTACHGSGLLNAPKSGDSAAWSARADAKGGLDGLLKSAISGINAMPPKGTCGDCSDDELKGAIKHMSGL